One genomic window of Ilyobacter polytropus DSM 2926 includes the following:
- a CDS encoding carboxypeptidase-like regulatory domain-containing protein, which produces MLKKVFAIIFVFLFSTILWAEDKKDGTASFYFNTPRGYIEFTDISDQSKYGINFTDSKALLDLKPGNYKFQFFSPSYFPVERVISISREYQSYNIDFSKKSGDFFISVRKSGKNQLYFHNEPPNTPHILNDISILFYKEGELVKTVDSDSLLQKINLNFGQYDIVIKELDKTLFRVQRFPVNERYGEYLNFFVQPIEVPVEGVLRINDMYLGGADIIFTDVKNNSYTLTSDFSGKFSGNIPSKKYKLSVKKFGYFLKKENQLIYDFTDEDKKFTLNLELEEAPSFIEARIIDDKNLPVANAEVVIKSGDAEKKSFTDSFGRFRGTANPGLVMIKVNKDGFFSQGLVRRVEKFSTISNLEIQLKRKLYKISGILSDGVKPIKSQKIDLINLKGKRIASTLSGENGYFEFLDIPATATFKVSVNISDFKPYESSEMTLKEAISNFNIIMNRGSRQVILEITDASDTPVKNSLFDLDGKNITSDSNGIISYNTSSHEINITYKSQKKKYSLDKEKVVYQISIN; this is translated from the coding sequence GTGCTAAAAAAAGTTTTCGCAATAATATTTGTTTTCCTTTTTTCGACCATTCTTTGGGCAGAGGATAAAAAAGATGGAACTGCATCTTTTTATTTTAACACTCCCAGAGGATACATAGAGTTTACAGATATTTCAGATCAGTCGAAATACGGAATAAACTTTACCGACAGCAAGGCCCTTCTAGATTTGAAACCTGGAAATTATAAATTTCAGTTTTTTTCTCCGTCATACTTCCCAGTTGAAAGGGTTATATCAATCTCAAGGGAATATCAAAGTTATAATATAGACTTTTCAAAAAAATCAGGTGATTTTTTTATCTCTGTTAGAAAAAGTGGTAAAAACCAGCTATATTTTCACAATGAACCACCTAATACACCACACATACTAAACGACATCTCTATTCTTTTTTACAAAGAGGGAGAACTGGTAAAAACAGTCGATTCAGATTCTCTGTTGCAGAAGATAAACCTTAATTTTGGACAGTATGATATCGTTATAAAAGAATTAGATAAAACACTGTTCAGAGTACAGAGGTTTCCTGTAAATGAAAGATACGGAGAATATCTAAACTTTTTTGTGCAACCTATAGAGGTACCCGTTGAAGGAGTCTTAAGAATCAACGATATGTATCTCGGAGGTGCAGATATTATATTTACTGATGTAAAAAATAACAGCTATACACTTACAAGTGATTTCTCAGGTAAATTTTCCGGTAACATCCCGTCTAAAAAGTATAAGCTTTCTGTGAAAAAATTCGGATATTTTCTGAAAAAAGAGAATCAGCTTATATATGATTTCACCGATGAGGATAAAAAGTTTACCCTGAACCTAGAGCTAGAGGAGGCTCCTAGTTTTATAGAGGCTCGTATAATTGACGATAAAAATTTACCTGTGGCAAATGCAGAGGTAGTAATAAAAAGCGGCGATGCAGAAAAAAAATCATTCACCGACAGTTTTGGTAGATTTAGAGGAACTGCAAATCCAGGACTTGTAATGATAAAAGTGAATAAAGACGGATTCTTCTCCCAAGGTTTAGTTCGAAGGGTCGAGAAATTCTCCACTATTTCTAACTTAGAAATCCAGTTGAAAAGAAAACTCTATAAAATAAGCGGAATTTTATCTGATGGAGTGAAACCAATAAAATCCCAAAAAATCGACCTTATAAATCTTAAAGGAAAAAGAATTGCCTCTACACTATCAGGAGAAAATGGATATTTTGAATTTTTAGACATCCCAGCTACGGCTACCTTCAAGGTCTCTGTAAATATCTCGGATTTTAAACCTTACGAATCTTCTGAGATGACTTTAAAAGAAGCAATAAGCAATTTTAATATAATAATGAATCGAGGATCTAGGCAGGTGATTCTAGAGATCACAGACGCCTCTGATACTCCTGTAAAAAATTCATTATTTGACCTTGACGGCAAAAATATAACATCAGATTCAAACGGAATAATCTCCTACAACACTTCTTCACATGAGATAAACATCACTTATAAAAGTCAAAAAAAAAAATACTCTCTTGATAAAGAGAAAGTTGTTTATCAGATCAGTATAAACTAA
- a CDS encoding DUF1694 domain-containing protein — protein MSFKNIIDEREKGKIRFAKSQVEKAYYLGEFKENIIVALHKNQLEEDSVYMEIIEAMKEKDAVLMKMRRDVSLKKLKPYIDEAEKLGIKYQLVDGISYRGDVALVVVSEEAMENSDEDLVLRDMDQDFIDAGLGEDFSKARGKKICKSCFKDLEEKLPDYRGSFKKMNIFDKIIGHKCPVCGKK, from the coding sequence ATGAGTTTTAAAAATATTATCGACGAGAGAGAAAAAGGAAAAATAAGATTTGCCAAGTCTCAGGTGGAAAAAGCTTATTATTTGGGCGAATTCAAGGAAAATATTATAGTAGCACTTCATAAAAACCAACTTGAAGAAGACAGTGTGTATATGGAGATTATCGAGGCAATGAAAGAAAAAGATGCTGTTCTTATGAAAATGAGAAGGGATGTTTCCTTAAAAAAACTAAAACCTTATATTGATGAGGCTGAAAAATTGGGAATAAAATATCAACTTGTAGACGGCATTTCTTACAGAGGAGATGTTGCTCTTGTAGTGGTTTCAGAGGAAGCTATGGAAAATTCAGATGAAGACCTTGTGCTAAGAGACATGGATCAAGACTTTATCGACGCAGGCCTTGGAGAAGATTTTAGTAAAGCCAGAGGAAAAAAAATATGTAAAAGTTGTTTTAAAGATCTAGAGGAAAAACTTCCTGATTACAGGGGGAGTTTTAAAAAAATGAATATTTTCGACAAAATAATAGGGCATAAATGCCCTGTGTGCGGGAAAAAATAG
- the murA gene encoding UDP-N-acetylglucosamine 1-carboxyvinyltransferase, which yields MVEAFRINGGKELSGVLEVSGAKNAALPILIGTLIEKGTYIINNVPDLRDIKTLIKLIESLGVQSERLDKNSYKFVNNGITNLTASYDLVKKMRASFLVMGPMLAHEKKATVSLPGGCAIGARPVDLHLKGFEAMGVKIKIEHGYVEAEVEELTGSNVIFDFPSVGATENVIMAAVKAKGTTVLENAAREPEVDDLCKFLIAMGAKIEGVGTGRLVIEGVEKLVPCEYTVMPDRIEAGTYIVASLMFDSKIQVKGVERVHIESFMMKLEEMGAVFEIKDDLLKVTSKFEDLKPAKVTTMPHPGFATDLQSQMMTLMSLIEGHSEIKETIFENRFMHVPELNRMGANIHIDGHVSLIDGVDKFSSAEVMASDLRAGASLVLAALKADGQSIVNRIYHVDRGYERLEEKLKKIGADIERIKAEA from the coding sequence ATGGTAGAAGCATTCAGAATAAACGGTGGAAAAGAATTGAGCGGTGTTTTAGAGGTGAGCGGGGCAAAAAATGCAGCCCTTCCTATATTGATAGGAACTCTTATAGAAAAGGGAACTTATATAATTAATAATGTTCCTGATTTACGAGATATAAAGACTCTTATAAAGTTAATTGAAAGTCTGGGAGTACAGTCAGAGAGACTGGATAAAAATTCCTATAAATTTGTCAACAACGGAATTACAAACCTAACGGCTTCTTATGATCTTGTAAAAAAAATGAGAGCATCATTTTTGGTTATGGGTCCTATGCTTGCACATGAGAAAAAGGCCACAGTCTCTCTCCCAGGTGGCTGTGCTATAGGTGCTAGACCTGTAGACCTTCACTTGAAGGGATTTGAAGCTATGGGAGTAAAAATAAAGATCGAACATGGATATGTAGAGGCTGAGGTAGAGGAGCTGACTGGATCCAATGTTATATTTGATTTCCCTAGTGTGGGTGCTACTGAAAATGTCATAATGGCAGCGGTAAAGGCAAAGGGGACAACAGTTCTTGAAAATGCAGCCAGGGAGCCTGAAGTAGATGACCTTTGCAAATTTTTGATAGCAATGGGAGCAAAAATAGAGGGAGTTGGAACTGGAAGACTCGTTATAGAGGGAGTGGAAAAGCTGGTTCCTTGCGAATATACAGTAATGCCAGACAGGATAGAAGCCGGTACTTATATAGTTGCATCTCTTATGTTTGACAGCAAGATCCAGGTAAAGGGAGTTGAGAGAGTCCATATCGAGAGTTTCATGATGAAGCTTGAGGAGATGGGGGCTGTATTTGAAATAAAGGACGACCTCTTGAAGGTGACTTCTAAATTTGAAGATTTGAAACCAGCTAAGGTGACAACTATGCCGCATCCGGGTTTTGCCACAGATCTTCAGTCACAGATGATGACTCTCATGAGTCTTATAGAGGGTCACAGTGAGATAAAAGAAACTATTTTTGAAAATAGATTTATGCATGTGCCTGAATTAAATAGAATGGGAGCCAATATTCACATAGATGGACATGTTTCCCTGATAGATGGAGTAGATAAATTTTCATCTGCCGAGGTTATGGCAAGTGACTTGAGAGCTGGAGCATCCCTTGTCTTAGCTGCCTTAAAGGCTGATGGGCAAAGTATAGTAAACAGGATTTACCATGTGGACAGAGGTTATGAGAGACTAGAGGAAAAACTGAAAAAAATAGGTGCAGATATAGAAAGAATAAAGGCTGAAGCCTAA
- the rlmB gene encoding 23S rRNA (guanosine(2251)-2'-O)-methyltransferase RlmB translates to MEKIIGLNPVTEALQNPETNIEKIEIFKGLKDDKIGRIKSLASKRNIKIHFTDKRAENSQGVVAFISQYDYYVDLGAFLEKVAKDEKSIVLVLDGVQDPRNFGAIVRSAEIFGVKGIIIPERNSVKINETVVKTSTGAIEHVDIIKVTNISEAIQKLKKLDYWVYGAEGSGKKCYYDEKYPNRTALVMGGEGSGIRKKVKENCDILVNIPMYGKINSLNVSVAGGILLSEIAKKIY, encoded by the coding sequence ATGGAAAAAATTATAGGATTAAATCCTGTAACAGAGGCGTTGCAGAATCCGGAGACCAATATTGAGAAGATTGAGATATTTAAGGGGCTCAAAGATGACAAAATAGGCAGGATAAAATCTCTTGCATCTAAGAGGAACATAAAGATACATTTTACAGATAAAAGAGCTGAAAATTCTCAAGGGGTAGTAGCTTTCATAAGTCAATATGATTATTACGTGGATCTAGGGGCCTTTCTTGAGAAGGTGGCAAAAGATGAAAAATCAATAGTTCTAGTGCTAGACGGTGTCCAGGATCCTAGAAATTTTGGTGCGATTGTGAGAAGTGCTGAAATTTTTGGTGTAAAAGGAATAATAATTCCAGAAAGAAACTCAGTAAAAATAAATGAAACAGTTGTAAAAACTTCTACAGGAGCAATAGAACATGTTGACATAATAAAAGTTACCAATATTTCTGAGGCTATTCAAAAGCTTAAAAAGCTTGATTACTGGGTTTATGGAGCCGAAGGAAGCGGTAAAAAATGTTATTATGATGAAAAATATCCAAACAGAACAGCTCTCGTAATGGGTGGTGAGGGCTCTGGAATAAGAAAAAAAGTAAAGGAAAATTGTGATATCTTAGTAAATATCCCTATGTACGGAAAAATAAATTCTTTGAATGTTTCCGTTGCAGGGGGGATACTTCTTTCTGAAATTGCGAAGAAGATATACTAG
- a CDS encoding sigma-70 family RNA polymerase sigma factor: MAVEMITDEILTEAQNGDQEAVRKVFDYYKNFVFLKAKNYFLIGADRDDLVQEGMIGLLKAIRAYDTEKAASFKTFATICIKRQLITAIKSANSQKNFALNSSVGIYNDSNEDREVPYARGLESYVTYNPEEMYLTKEQITGLKEHLQSTLSEFENEVFQYMLLGHTYKEISRKLDKKVKSVDNAIQRIKRKSEAWLETYRKA, encoded by the coding sequence ATGGCGGTTGAAATGATTACTGATGAAATTTTGACAGAAGCTCAAAATGGTGATCAAGAAGCGGTTAGAAAGGTTTTTGACTATTACAAAAATTTTGTTTTTTTGAAAGCTAAGAATTACTTTTTAATTGGAGCAGACAGGGACGATCTGGTTCAGGAAGGTATGATAGGTCTTTTGAAAGCTATAAGGGCCTACGATACGGAAAAAGCTGCATCTTTCAAAACCTTTGCAACCATTTGTATAAAGAGGCAGCTTATCACTGCAATAAAGTCTGCTAATTCACAAAAGAATTTTGCACTGAATTCTTCAGTGGGAATATACAACGACTCTAATGAAGATAGGGAAGTCCCCTATGCTAGAGGTCTAGAATCCTATGTTACATACAACCCTGAAGAGATGTACCTGACAAAAGAACAGATCACTGGATTAAAAGAACATCTACAGAGTACCTTGAGTGAATTTGAAAATGAAGTTTTTCAATATATGCTTCTAGGTCATACTTATAAAGAGATATCTAGAAAGCTAGACAAAAAGGTGAAATCTGTGGACAATGCTATACAGAGGATAAAAAGAAAAAGTGAAGCCTGGCTGGAAACATATAGAAAGGCTTAA
- the leuS gene encoding leucine--tRNA ligase: protein MREYDFKSIESKWQEKWKQDNIFKSDNKVEGKENYYVLEMLPYPSGKLHMGHVRNYTIGDVIARYKKMKGYNVLHPMGWDSFGLPAENAAIQNGAHPAVWTKSNIENMTTQLKSLGFSYDWDREIASYRDDYYRWNQWIFKRMYEKGLVYKKKSSVNWCPDCQTVLANEQVEDGKCWRHSKTDVIQKELEQWYFKITNYADELLEGHKELKGGWPEKVITMQKNWIGKSYGTEVNFKVVENGEDLSVFTTRVDTLCGVTYCVIAPEHPMVNEIIKSNPSIKEAVSAMTTEDVINRTAEGKEKNGVFTGWHVINPANNEKVQLWIGDYVLMGYGTGAVMAVPCHDERDLMFAKKYDLPLRVVINPVNKKTKEEVILKEDEMTEAFTDYGIITNSGEFNGLSSKEALVKIAEYLEEKKCGKRTINYRLKDWGVSRQRYWGTPIPALYCEKCGTVMEKDENLPVKLPGDVIFSGNGNPIETSEEFKNAVCPECGGKAKRETDTMDTFVDSSWYFLRYCDPKNTDLPFDKDIADGWFPVDQYIGGVEHAVMHLLYARFFHKVLRDLGLLSTNEPFKRLLTQGMVLGPSYFSANENRYLYSEEVEISGDKVLAKTTGEELVVKVEKMSKSKNNGVDPENIVATYGADTARLFTMFASPPEKELEWNENGLAGSYRFLNRVWRMVSESKAFFEAGSINLENLNKADKAILRKLHQTIKKVTESIENDYHFNTSIASNMELINELQDYKVNVLEKGDITSESKKLFTEAVNKMVIMLSPFVPHICDELWSELGNEGFLFEEKWPEHVEELTVSDEVSIAVQVNGKVRGAVQVTRGTSKDELEKMALEMENVKKHIQDKNIVKMIIIPEKIVNIVVK from the coding sequence GTGAGGGAATACGATTTTAAGAGTATAGAATCAAAATGGCAGGAGAAGTGGAAACAGGACAACATTTTTAAATCTGATAATAAAGTAGAGGGAAAAGAAAATTACTATGTTCTTGAAATGCTTCCCTATCCATCTGGAAAGCTTCATATGGGGCATGTTAGAAACTATACAATTGGAGATGTAATAGCAAGATATAAAAAAATGAAGGGATATAATGTACTTCACCCTATGGGTTGGGATTCCTTTGGACTTCCTGCAGAAAATGCAGCTATACAAAATGGGGCACATCCTGCAGTATGGACAAAATCAAACATCGAAAACATGACAACACAGCTTAAAAGCCTGGGATTTTCATATGACTGGGACAGAGAGATAGCTTCTTACAGAGATGATTACTATAGATGGAATCAATGGATTTTTAAAAGAATGTATGAAAAAGGTCTAGTGTACAAGAAAAAATCTTCTGTGAACTGGTGTCCAGACTGTCAGACTGTTCTTGCCAATGAACAGGTAGAGGATGGAAAGTGTTGGAGACATTCTAAAACTGATGTTATTCAGAAAGAGCTTGAGCAATGGTATTTTAAAATCACAAACTATGCTGACGAACTTTTAGAAGGGCATAAAGAACTAAAAGGTGGATGGCCTGAAAAAGTTATTACAATGCAGAAAAACTGGATTGGAAAATCTTACGGAACAGAGGTTAATTTTAAGGTTGTTGAAAACGGGGAGGATCTTTCTGTTTTTACAACTAGGGTTGATACACTTTGCGGAGTTACTTACTGTGTTATAGCACCTGAACATCCTATGGTAAATGAGATCATAAAATCAAATCCTTCGATAAAAGAAGCTGTATCTGCTATGACAACTGAAGATGTAATAAACAGAACTGCAGAAGGAAAAGAAAAAAACGGAGTATTTACAGGATGGCATGTTATAAATCCTGCAAATAATGAAAAGGTACAACTTTGGATCGGAGACTATGTACTTATGGGATATGGTACCGGAGCTGTAATGGCTGTTCCTTGTCACGATGAAAGAGATCTTATGTTTGCTAAAAAATATGATCTTCCTCTAAGAGTTGTAATAAATCCTGTAAACAAAAAAACCAAAGAAGAAGTGATACTAAAAGAAGATGAAATGACAGAAGCCTTTACAGATTATGGTATTATAACTAATTCTGGAGAATTTAACGGACTATCATCTAAAGAGGCTCTTGTTAAAATTGCCGAATATCTAGAAGAGAAAAAATGCGGAAAAAGAACAATAAACTATAGACTTAAAGACTGGGGAGTCTCTAGACAGAGATATTGGGGGACACCTATTCCTGCACTTTATTGTGAAAAGTGTGGGACTGTTATGGAAAAAGACGAAAACCTCCCTGTAAAACTTCCTGGGGATGTAATCTTTAGTGGTAATGGAAATCCCATAGAAACATCAGAAGAGTTTAAAAATGCAGTTTGTCCAGAATGCGGCGGGAAAGCTAAGAGAGAAACTGATACAATGGATACCTTTGTGGATTCTTCTTGGTATTTCTTGAGATACTGTGATCCTAAAAATACCGACCTTCCATTTGACAAAGATATAGCTGACGGATGGTTTCCTGTAGATCAATATATCGGAGGAGTAGAACATGCAGTTATGCACCTTCTATATGCTAGATTTTTCCATAAAGTTTTAAGAGATCTAGGTCTTTTATCTACAAATGAGCCATTTAAAAGGCTTCTTACTCAAGGAATGGTTCTTGGTCCATCATACTTCTCGGCCAATGAAAACAGATATCTTTACTCTGAAGAAGTAGAAATTTCTGGGGATAAAGTTTTAGCTAAAACAACAGGAGAAGAGTTGGTTGTTAAGGTTGAAAAAATGTCTAAATCAAAAAACAACGGAGTTGATCCAGAAAATATAGTAGCTACCTATGGTGCAGATACAGCTAGATTATTTACAATGTTTGCTTCTCCTCCTGAAAAAGAGCTTGAGTGGAATGAAAACGGACTGGCTGGATCTTACAGATTCCTAAACAGAGTTTGGAGAATGGTAAGTGAAAGCAAAGCTTTCTTTGAGGCTGGATCTATAAACCTTGAAAATTTAAACAAGGCTGATAAAGCGATATTGAGAAAATTACACCAAACTATAAAAAAAGTTACTGAATCCATAGAAAACGATTACCATTTTAATACTTCAATAGCTTCAAATATGGAGCTTATAAATGAACTTCAGGACTATAAGGTGAATGTTTTAGAAAAGGGAGATATTACTTCAGAATCTAAAAAGCTGTTCACTGAAGCCGTAAATAAAATGGTTATTATGCTTTCGCCTTTTGTTCCTCATATATGTGATGAACTCTGGTCAGAGTTGGGGAATGAAGGTTTCCTTTTTGAAGAAAAATGGCCTGAACATGTTGAGGAATTAACTGTTTCAGACGAGGTATCTATAGCGGTGCAGGTAAACGGAAAAGTAAGAGGAGCTGTGCAGGTAACTAGAGGAACTTCCAAAGATGAACTTGAAAAAATGGCTCTTGAAATGGAAAATGTAAAAAAACATATCCAAGATAAAAATATAGTTAAAATGATTATTATACCAGAAAAAATAGTAAACATTGTTGTAAAATAA
- the proB gene encoding glutamate 5-kinase, protein MKKIKRIVVKVGTSTLTHENGLLNIWRIEKLVRTLSDLANLDYEIILVTSGAVGAGMGVLKLDEKPKTLDEKQAVAAVGQVSLIHLYRKLFSEYGKNIAQLLVNGEDISKRNRYINIRNTFSALFDKKVIPIVNENDAVAVEEIKVGDNDTLSAYAASAVDADLLILLSDIDGLYTSNPRQDKNAKFISVVEEIDESIYSIASGAGGSKFGTGGMHTKIKAGEIATKLGVDMIIANGECPEIIRDILNGEEKGTLFLGEKDITAKKHWIWYGGKIEGTIYIDNGAEKALCDKNSLLPVGVISVDGSFAEGDIIAIKNSEEELVAKGIVNYASSEVELIIGKHSDEIEDILGYKGYDSVVHINNLHLLKEV, encoded by the coding sequence ATGAAAAAAATTAAGAGGATTGTTGTTAAAGTGGGAACCTCGACTTTAACACATGAAAATGGACTTCTTAACATTTGGAGAATAGAAAAACTGGTAAGAACTCTTTCGGATCTGGCTAATTTGGACTATGAAATTATCCTTGTTACATCTGGAGCCGTAGGTGCTGGGATGGGTGTCTTAAAATTGGATGAAAAGCCAAAGACTCTTGATGAAAAACAAGCCGTAGCGGCAGTTGGGCAGGTTTCTCTTATCCATCTTTACAGAAAACTTTTTTCTGAGTATGGAAAAAATATAGCTCAGCTTCTCGTCAATGGAGAAGATATATCTAAAAGAAACAGATATATCAATATAAGGAATACTTTTTCTGCTTTATTTGACAAAAAGGTGATACCTATAGTTAACGAAAATGATGCAGTGGCCGTAGAAGAGATCAAGGTGGGAGACAATGATACCCTTTCAGCTTATGCTGCAAGTGCCGTAGATGCAGACCTTTTAATCTTGCTGTCTGATATAGACGGTCTTTATACATCAAATCCCAGACAAGATAAAAATGCTAAATTTATAAGTGTGGTGGAAGAGATAGATGAAAGTATCTATTCCATAGCTTCAGGTGCCGGCGGATCCAAATTTGGTACCGGTGGGATGCATACAAAGATTAAAGCCGGAGAAATAGCTACTAAACTTGGAGTCGATATGATAATCGCTAACGGAGAATGTCCGGAAATAATAAGGGACATATTAAATGGAGAAGAAAAAGGGACCTTATTTCTAGGGGAAAAAGATATAACAGCAAAAAAACACTGGATATGGTATGGTGGGAAAATTGAAGGAACTATCTATATAGACAATGGGGCTGAAAAAGCACTTTGTGATAAAAATAGTCTTTTGCCAGTAGGTGTTATAAGTGTAGATGGTAGTTTCGCAGAGGGAGATATAATTGCCATAAAAAATTCTGAAGAAGAACTGGTGGCGAAAGGGATAGTCAACTATGCTTCGTCAGAGGTAGAGCTTATAATTGGGAAACACAGCGATGAAATAGAGGATATCCTGGGATACAAGGGATATGACTCTGTGGTACATATAAACAATCTACATCTATTAAAGGAGGTTTAA
- a CDS encoding glutamate-5-semialdehyde dehydrogenase — protein sequence MDNYMLEIGKKAKEASKILAGIDTRTKNKALMSVVDALLENSELIKEENEKDLKAAREKGISESFIDRLTLTDERIKSMANGVWEIASFSDPVGEIVKGFPHENGMKISEVRVPLGVLAMIYESRPNVTVDAAALALKSGNAIILRGGSDASHSNGILEKIFVDAITKEGVPEGAVQLIKNPDRALVNELVRLNDYVDVAIPRGGVGLKKAIIANATVPVIETGAGVCHLYIDSRAAIEKALNIAINAKTQRPGVCNAIETLLIHEESLGRILPFLAEGLVANGVEIRADEEALQFIPGAKAAVEEDWSTEYLSLVVSIKTVSGIAEAIRHIDKYGTKHSEAIVTESYEMAEKFLNEVDAAAVYVNASTRFTDGGEFGFGGEIGISTQKLHARGPMGVRALTTTKYIIRGNGQIR from the coding sequence ATGGATAATTATATGCTTGAGATAGGTAAAAAAGCCAAGGAAGCATCAAAAATACTTGCAGGTATTGATACCAGGACTAAAAACAAGGCTCTGATGTCTGTGGTTGATGCGCTTCTTGAAAACTCAGAGCTTATTAAAGAAGAAAATGAAAAGGATCTAAAAGCCGCCAGAGAAAAAGGTATTTCAGAATCCTTTATAGACAGGCTAACCCTTACAGACGAGAGGATAAAGAGTATGGCTAACGGAGTTTGGGAAATTGCAAGCTTCAGCGACCCAGTCGGGGAGATAGTCAAAGGATTTCCACATGAAAACGGTATGAAAATATCAGAGGTTAGGGTTCCTTTGGGAGTCTTAGCGATGATATATGAATCTAGACCTAATGTAACTGTAGATGCTGCAGCACTTGCTCTTAAATCTGGAAATGCAATTATCTTGAGAGGTGGAAGTGATGCATCTCACAGTAATGGAATATTGGAAAAAATATTTGTGGATGCTATAACAAAAGAAGGTGTTCCAGAGGGTGCTGTTCAGCTTATAAAAAATCCTGATAGAGCTCTTGTGAATGAACTTGTCAGATTAAATGATTATGTAGATGTCGCTATCCCACGTGGTGGAGTAGGACTCAAAAAGGCCATAATTGCAAATGCCACAGTTCCTGTAATTGAAACTGGAGCAGGAGTATGTCATCTTTATATAGATTCTAGAGCGGCAATAGAGAAGGCTTTAAACATAGCAATAAATGCAAAGACTCAAAGACCAGGGGTTTGTAACGCAATAGAAACCCTGCTTATTCACGAAGAATCTCTAGGTAGAATTCTTCCTTTCTTGGCAGAAGGACTTGTGGCAAATGGAGTGGAAATAAGAGCTGATGAAGAGGCTCTTCAATTTATCCCTGGAGCAAAAGCGGCTGTGGAAGAGGACTGGAGCACAGAGTACCTAAGTCTTGTAGTGTCTATAAAGACTGTGAGTGGTATAGCGGAAGCTATAAGGCATATAGACAAATATGGAACCAAACACTCTGAAGCAATAGTAACAGAAAGTTATGAAATGGCTGAAAAATTTCTCAATGAAGTAGATGCAGCTGCAGTATATGTAAATGCCTCTACTCGTTTTACTGACGGAGGAGAATTTGGATTTGGGGGAGAGATTGGGATAAGTACTCAGAAGCTTCATGCTCGTGGACCTATGGGAGTGAGAGCCCTTACAACAACCAAATATATAATCAGAGGAAACGGACAGATAAGATAA
- the rpmG gene encoding 50S ribosomal protein L33: protein MRVNIQLECTECKRRNYSTAKNKKNTTDRLEMNKYCKWDKKVTLHKETKK, encoded by the coding sequence ATGAGAGTTAATATCCAATTAGAGTGTACTGAGTGCAAAAGAAGGAATTATAGCACTGCTAAAAACAAAAAGAACACAACAGACAGATTAGAAATGAACAAGTACTGCAAGTGGGATAAGAAAGTAACGCTACACAAAGAAACTAAAAAATAA
- the secE gene encoding preprotein translocase subunit SecE, giving the protein MKFIEEIKMEYAKVTWPNKEEVKHATIIVAAMSVALSVYLGVFDLIASRLLDMLVSSFGG; this is encoded by the coding sequence ATGAAATTTATCGAAGAGATAAAAATGGAATATGCTAAGGTGACATGGCCTAACAAAGAGGAAGTGAAACACGCTACTATAATTGTTGCAGCTATGAGTGTCGCATTAAGTGTATATTTGGGAGTTTTCGACTTAATTGCTTCTAGACTTTTAGATATGCTCGTATCCAGTTTTGGAGGGTAA
- the nusG gene encoding transcription termination/antitermination protein NusG — translation MEKAIVKKWFMIHTYSGYEKKVKTDLEQKIETLEKGEIVTRILVPEEESVELRRGKKKVVARKLFPGYVMVEMIVTREESADGINFKVDSDAWYIIRNTNGVTGFVGVGSDPIPMEDEEVENIFRVIGLNDGDDKEVKETVQINFSVGDYVELLEGGLSGHGGKVAEIDMEHKRVKVMVEMFGRMTPVEVGFDGVKKA, via the coding sequence ATGGAAAAAGCTATAGTAAAAAAATGGTTCATGATCCACACTTATTCGGGGTATGAGAAAAAAGTGAAAACAGATCTTGAACAGAAAATAGAAACTCTCGAAAAAGGAGAGATCGTTACAAGAATTCTTGTTCCTGAAGAGGAAAGTGTGGAATTAAGAAGAGGTAAAAAGAAAGTTGTGGCAAGAAAACTTTTTCCTGGATATGTAATGGTTGAGATGATTGTTACTAGGGAAGAAAGTGCTGACGGCATAAACTTCAAAGTCGACTCTGATGCCTGGTATATCATAAGAAATACCAACGGAGTAACAGGTTTTGTAGGAGTAGGATCTGATCCGATACCTATGGAAGACGAAGAAGTAGAAAATATATTTAGAGTTATCGGGCTTAATGACGGTGATGATAAAGAAGTAAAAGAAACGGTTCAAATTAACTTTAGTGTCGGAGATTATGTCGAGCTTCTTGAAGGTGGACTTTCTGGACACGGAGGAAAAGTAGCTGAAATCGACATGGAACATAAAAGAGTCAAAGTCATGGTCGAAATGTTTGGTAGGATGACTCCTGTTGAAGTAGGTTTCGACGGTGTCAAAAAAGCCTAA